The Paenibacillus yonginensis genome segment GTCGCTCAGGATTTCTATCAGAAGCTGGTGCGGATCGGCAAGAATTGCACCGCCTTTGCGGACTCGCATATGCAGATTACCTCAGCCACAGCTTTGAGCAGCGGCGATGTGGCCGTCGCCGTCTCCTATTCGGGAGAAACGCCGGAGACCATTGCCGCTCTCAAATGCGCCAAAGACAGCGGCGCCACGACGATCTGCCTGACCCATTACGGCAGCAGCTCCCTGGCATCACTAGCCGATATTCCGCTGTTCTCTTCATCGCTAGAAGAAGGGATGCGCCGCGGAGACATGGCTTCACGGATTGCCCAGCTTCATATTATTGACATCCTGTTTATGGGGATGGTCAGCTCCAGGTTTGAGGATTATGTGCCCAAGCTGGAGCATTCTTATCACAATGTCCGCAATTACCGCTAAATCATTGGAGGAATGAGATATGCCAAACATTATCAAAGCCCAAAACGAAGAACAATTTAACGACATTGGAGCCGGGATTATTGCCAGCCTTTTGCAAAGCAATCCTAAAGCCCTGCTGGGCCTGGCCACAGGCAGCTCGCCTGTAGGCGTGTATGGCCGTCTGGTGGAGCTTTATAAAGAGGGCTCCGTAAGTTTCGCCGAAGCTCAAAGCTACAATCTGGATGAATACGTCGGTTTGCCTGCCGATCATCCGGAAAGCTACCGTCGGTTCATGGATGAGAAGCTGTTTAATCTGGTCGACATTAATCCGGAAAATACCCATGTGCCGATGGGATCTTCGCCTGATCCCGAGCAAGCGGCAGCTGAATATACGCAGCTTCTCCAGCAGGCCGGACGGCTTGACCTGCAAATTCTCGGCGTGGGATTAAACGGCCATATCGGCTTTAATGAACCTGGCGACGAATTGCATGGCTTCACCCATGTCGTAACGCTGGATGAAAGTACACGCCAGGCCAATGCCCGTTTTTTCTCCTCTATCGACGAAGTGCCAACCCAGGCGATTACGATGGGGATCGCCTCAATCCTGCATGCCAAGCAGATTTTGCTGCTCGTTAGAGGCGCCGAGAAAGCCGAGGTTATCGCTCGCGCCCTTAAAGGCCCTGTAACGACGCATTGTCCGGCTTCATTGCTGCAGACACATCCTAATGTGATTGTACTGGTCGATCAGGAAGCGGGGCGTCTGCTTTGATGAACCGTTCCTTTGTTATTACTCATGGCAAGGTCGTAACCCCAACAGGGATAATTGAAGATGGAGCAGTTGCCGTTGAGAACGGGATTATTGCTTTTGTCGGCGCAGCATCGGCTTTGCAGCATAGCAGGACCTCCTATCCGGAAATCGTTGACGCGGACGGCCGCTATATACTTCCTGGTTTTATTGATGTCCACGTCCACGGCGGAGTTCATCACGATTTCACCGGCGCGGATCAGCAGGGGATCGAAGCCATTACCCGTTTCCATTGTTCTCAAGGAACAACCGCCATGCTGGCTACAACCATGACTGCACCAAAGGATGTCTTGGACCAGGTTCTGGCCGAGATCGATACGTTTAAATCAGGCGAGATGCCTTATGCCCAGCTGGAGGGCGTACATCTGGAAGGGCCTTTTATTAGCCCTAAATGGCCGGGAGCCCAAAATCCGGAGCATATTGTCCATCCGAACCGGGACTGGATTGAGGAATGGGAAACCCGTTATCCGGGTCTCATCAAGCAGGTTACCTTTGCTCCCGAACGTGAAGGGGCCTTGGAGTTGATTGCTTATCTTCGCAAGCAGGGCATAGTTGCTGCCGCAGGGCATACCGATGCAACCTATGAGGAGATCATGACGGCGGTCGATGCCGGACTGCATCACGCGGTCCATACCTTTAACGCCATGACGCCGATGCATCATCGCAAACCAGGCACGGCCGGAGCCCTTCTAAGCTCGCCGCAAATGAGCGCCGAAATCATTGCCGATGGCATCCACGTTCACCCGGCGGTCATCTCTGTTTTGGCAGCCGTCAAAAACAATCACAATCTGGTCCTGATCACAGATGCAATGTCCGCAGCCGGGCTTGGCAACGGCGACTACATGATCGGCGATCTTCCCGTAGTTATGAAAGACGGCGTATGTACGCTGAAGGACAGCGAGGGGACCCTGGCAGGCAGTACGCTGACCATGATCCGCGGATTCCGGTTCCTGGTACAGGAGGTTGGCTTAAGCATTGAACGCGCTTCGGAAGCAGCCAGCGGCAATCCGGCCAAACTGATTCGGATCAATGACCGAACCGGGTCGATCGAAACCGGCAAACAGGCAGATTTGCTGCTTGTGGACGATCAACTGGAGCTTCAGTCCGTATGGGTTAAAGGCCTCAAACAAGCAAACGAACAATAAATTGTCGGCCAAACCGCTGTTCAAGCCTAATTTAAAAGTAAAGAGCATTCCGGACGCTTGGCGCGAATGGAATGCTCTTTTTTTGCCATGCTAAGCTTAGCGGTTCGGATTCATATCAAAACGATTGTTATTAGTGGTCGGAGTAGTATTAAAAATGCCAGTATTGCCTGCATTCGTGCGGCCCATATTTCTCAAACGTTCAGGGAACAAGCTGTCAATCATGTTGCCCAGATCGTTAGTTACATTTCTTGCTCCGTTCGTCAGCGGATTATTGCCCAGAGTCATGCCGCCATCTGTGCTGTAGCTGCCGAGCTGGCTTACGAAATCGGAGTTATCCGAAATATACACATGCTGGATGTGCGGAGCCGAACGTTTAACGGTTCGTTCGATTTCACTGCGTACATTGGCTGGAATAGTGCTGTTATTAGTGCTATAAGTGGACAACCCTCTGCCAGCATTAGTTCTGTAAGGCATGTTATCGGCCTGTGCCCCTAATCCTCCGCCAAGTCGGGTTCCATCATAAATGGTTCCTGGATTCGGATTATAGCCGCGAGCTGCCGGGTTGGTTCCCCCGCTGATATTGCTGGTGTGGTCGAGTCCACGGGCTGCACCTGCTGCGCCATTCGGACGGTAGTCGCTTCCCCCCGGATTTACTCCTTGCCCCATCGGACGGCCAAGCGTAGAGGTCCGGCCGGTAACATTGCCTGTGCCTAACGCACCGGGTCCAGTCAATCCGTCTGTTGCATTTGTCGTACCCATGTTGTTGTTCATGCCTGTTCCGTTACCGGAAGCACGGGTACCGCCCAAAGAAGGATTGGTTCCGTTTAAGCTGACAGCCACAAAAGCTTCGCTGCCGGAAGTCATCACATGGGCGGTACGAACGCTGCCTATTTCCGTAACCTTTTTGCTCAGGACCTGGCTGTACTTCATGTTTCTTAAGTTATCCTGGCCCTGATCATAGGAATTGACGTTCAAACGATGAGCCGTTTGATTTTTTACGCCTTGCGTGCCCACCTTATGGTTTTGGCCGCAGCCAGTCAATCCCACCATACCGACAACAAGAGCTGCTGACAGAGATAAACCCAATGTTTTTGAAGCTCGCATAAATGGTCATTCCCCTTCCATTAAGCATAATGAGTGACAGCTATAGAATGGCCTTTATCCAGATGGAGTATCCAGAAAGAATTTAGCATTTGCCCGGCACTTGACCACACCTTGGCAGACGCCTTGACGTATTTTATAGAAGCTTGTTAACCGTCAAATTCCAAGGAATAGAGGTGAATGGGCCGTTGAAAATATTGTTTACGTTCTTTATTCCCAGCGGCGGGGTGGAAACGTTAAACCGCATGCGCAGCCGGGTTCTCCGCAAGCACGGCGTGGAAGCTCATCTGCTGTATAATCAGGCCGGAACAGGGCTGCAAAATATTTCTGACGTTCCGGTGTTCATAACGAGCTCGGATGAAGAGCTGCGCGCCCTTGTGAATCAGCAGCAATATGACGCTGCCATCGCAACTTCGGATTTCATCATGGCCTACCGTCTTCGGCAAGCAGGGTTTACGAAACCTATCCTGTTCGAGGGACAGGGCTTCGGCATGTGGAAAGATGCCTATTTAACCGTTCTGGAAGCTGAACCTTTTATCAGACGTTTTACCAATGGTATTCTGATGCCCCCAACTACCCATTTGGCCGAGTTGTTTGATCTTCTCTGTCCGAATGCGCCGAGATATGTCATTCCGAATATGATTGATCTAAGCCGCTTTCCAAAGCTGGATGTCCCCCCTCCTGCAAATCCGATTATCGCCTGGATCGGCAGACTGGAACCTAATAAGAATTGGTCGGAGTTTCTGTTTATCTGCTATGGGCTGCTGCAGCACAAACCCGATCTGCAGATCCGGATGTATACGGATGAGTCGCTGGCCGCCCCGGGGGAACGCAGCGCTTTCTATGGATTGGTGGAGCAGCTGAATCTGGCGGGGAATCTCCATACCTTAAACAGCGTGCCGAACGATCAGATGTCCTACCATTATTCGCTGATCGCAGCCTCCGGGGGCATGGTGATTTCCACCTCCAAAATGGAAGGCTTCGGCTACGCGGTAGGGGAAGCCATGGCTTGCCGCTGCCCTGTTCTCAGCACGGATTCGGATGGTGTCCGAGCCTTTATCATTCCGGATGTGACGGGCACCTTCTATCCGCTGGGAGATGTGGCTTCCGCGATCGAAAAAGCCCTTCGCCTGATGGAGGACCGGACTCTGCGCGAGCAGCTGACCGAAGCCGGATACCGCCATCTGGAAACCCATTTGTCTCCGGATGTTTATGCGGTTTCCTTGATCCAGACGCTTCAAAGCCTGGGAGGTTAGCCAAGGCATTCAGAGCACAATACACCAGACAAGAAAAAGCATCCCATGTAAGCGGGATGCTTTTTCTGTCTTGTATTATTGTATTAGGATGCCGTCCATTCGACATTCAGTTCGCTCCACATGCCCAAAACCTCTCCGGACGAGTCCCGGAATACAATACGGATTGTAGCATGGTGCAGCAGATGAATGCTTGTCGTAATGACTAGCAGCATCGGTTCATAAATCCCCATATTGCGGATATGCAGGACCGAACCCCGTTCGTGGCAGGGAGCTACCTGGGAAACAAACTGAAATACGGTATTCCCGTTCACTTGCCCCAATATACACGCGTCGAAAGGCTCTGCCCTATTGTTGGCTACTGCTACATCAATCAAATGAATCGGACTTGCGAACGGAGCCATATCTCTTCCGATGACCGTCTGAAATCGAGCCACCCCGAATCACCTCTTCTTCAGCTTGTTCGGGTCAACAGCACTTCTACCGCATGCTCAAAATCGGCGGCGCTTTTGTCCCAGGTAAATTTATAGGAATCGGCTTGACCCGTAGCGGCAAGCTGTGAACGAAACACAGGGTCTACAATCAGGCGGGAAATATCCTCGCCAAGCCGGTTCTCATAGCGATAAGACATCAGGCAATTAACCTCTGGACGGCAGTAATCGGCGTTTCCCCCGGAATATAAAGTGACCAGAGCCGCACCGCAGCGCATCGCTTCCAGGCCCGGAAGTCCGCCCGCATCGTAAACGCTCGAGCTGACAAAAATATCGGTCATATTGTAGAGGTATCTTAGTTCTATATCATCTGCCGGGGTGACCATTCTGAACAATCCGTTTGCCCCAAATTGCTGCAGCTCCGTTGACTCCTCATATTCCCTTGGCGGACAGATCAGATTTATTTCAACGTCGGGATACCGCTGTTTGACCCTTGTCAGCTCATACAGCAAATATTCCTGATCCCTATGCCAGGAGAAGCTTGGTGTTACATTTCGGACAACCGCCGTAATTCGAAGACCCGGAGCAAGCTGATTCCGGAAATTCATATTGTGGAAAAAGCTGCTGACGCCAACCGGCACAATCATGCCGCCGACTCCGTGTATCATCTGGATCAGCTGCTGCTGCCAACGAGATAAAACTATCAGGTGTTCAGTCATGGAATAGGTAGGAAAAGAAGCAAAGTTGTCGCTCAGAAAAACAGGCTCGTAACATAAAGCCAGCCGGACATGTACTCCTTTATTCCGGGCGCTGGCTTCGACTGCCGGATATACGGTTGTGAAGAAATTAGAGACAATCACGTCCGCATCGGGGAAATCTTCTGCCTTCAGCACACTCCGGTCCACACGAAGCACCCTGGACGATATGGCATATTCAACCACACCCTGAGCCGGCATAATAATGGTAACCTCGTGGCCTTTTGCCCCCAGCCAGTTCGTCAGTTCGGCAAGCATCCGCTGCGCTCCCCCCTGGCATAAAGTCAGTATAGGAAAAGTAAAACGCATCTTGAGCCTCCCTCCTCCCGTTCATTTAATGCTCTATTCATCTTTAATCAATTTATAGGCGAGCAGCGCATCTACCGGCGGCGCGTCTTCGCCAAATGCGGCACGAAAAGAAGCATTTTGGGCATTATGAAAGCTTTTAAGCACAATAACCCGGTATCCCCGTTTCATAAATTCCTCCGGCTCCCAGCCGCTCTGATGGGTCTGAAATTTCTCCCCGTTCAGTCCGTAGTTATCGAGACTTTCTTGTGGAAAGAAACCTCTCGGCGTAAAGATAACCACCCGCTGCCGGGCAATCTTCTCCGCATCATCCAGTACCTTAAGGGCATCTGCCTTGGTCAGATGCTCCAAGGAATCAATCAGAGCAACGGCGTCAACCGACCGCGGCATCAGCAGCGAACCGATCTCACGAGCATCTGCTACGATCGGCAGCACAAAAGCGGGGGTCTTGCGCAGATGCTCAAGATAAGGACGATGAATATCCATGGCTACAATAATATTGCAATCATAATGTTCCCATAGGAGGCCCAATCCGCAGCCAACGTCCAGCACGGATACGCAGTAGCGGAATTGCTGCCGGAGCAGCGTAATGAAATTGGCGTTGTAAACTTCCGTATAAAGGTTCAAGCTTTCCTCCCCTTTCGCCTTTTTGGCTTAACGTTGCCCACCCTGCTCAAAGCGCCAATAAGCAACAATATCATGAACCGACTGCTCCCAGGGTATAGAGGGCTTGAATCCCAGCTTGATAAGTTCCTCAGGCCCTTGCGTCTCGCCAGCCTGAGGGATCGCAGACACATCCCCTTCCTCTATACTTACGGGAACCTGCGCCAGGCTGCTGAAGCTGTGCGCCGTTTCCCGCAGCGTACGTTCTTTCCCCGAGCAGATCGGGTAAATTACGCCGCTTTGCCCTTGCTTGAGCAGCAGCTCATAGGCCAGGACTGCGTCTCTTACATCCAGGAAATCACGCCGTTCAAGGCCTGAAGATAAATGGAAAGGGCGTCCGCTGTATGCCTGTTCTTCAGCAGCTATGTGCTTGGCGATCAGAGCACAAATCCCGGTCGAAGGACCCGGTCCAACAAGGTTTCCCGGTTCTCCGATAATGACCTCCTGCCCGAACAGCTGGCCCCAGCACAAAGCCGCCATGCCCCCGAGTGATTTGCTGAGCCCATAGGGATGGTTGGGAACCGGATGATCGGTCAGCTGAAACCGGAGGCGGGAGTGGGCCAGCACCACTCTGCTTGTTCTCCCGCTCCTGCGCAGGGCATCCAGCAGGTACAAGACGCCCATCACATTAGTCTCCATATAATCAATGGGCTGCTCCCAGGACTGCTTGACGGCGTTCTTCCCGCCCAGATGCAGCACATATTCTGCTTGGGCTTCTTCTACCAGCCTCTGCATAGACGCATAGTCTTTCAAATCACAGGCCACATACCGGACGCCGGGTATCGCCTTAACCCCTTCCAGACTCCGTACGGCACCCACAACCTCATAGCCCTGCCCGGCGAAATGCTGGCAGGCATGGTGGCCGGTGAACCCGGCCGCCCCTGTGATGAGAATCGTTTCTTTAGCCATGCTGCTTCATCCACTTTGCCAGCTCAGACAACATGGTGCTGTAATTGGGCAGATCAAGAGCTGCATCACTTCGGGTGGAGACAAGCGTCCGGTCCAGCACGGTCTCTCTCTCCGGCAGAATGTCCACGTCCTGTTTGTCCCAGATCTCCTGCATCAGCTTCAGCAGATCATGTTTGCTCACCTTCTCCGGATGAGCCAGATGGATCAGTCCGGACAGCGGCCGGTCCAGCACCTGCTCGATCACTTTGGCAAGCTGGAGCGTCGTTACACCATTCCACAGCACCCTTTGATAACCGTAGATTCGGCCCGTCTGACTCATAAACCATTCCATCAGGCCGATTCCTCCACTCCGGATTTCAGGCCCTATAATGGAAGTGCGGATTGTCAGATGACGTCCCTGCTTGATCTCGCCAAGCGCTTTGGTTTGCGCATATTTCGAGACGCCGTCCGGCTGGTCATGCTCCGTATAGGAGCCTTTATCGCCCAAAAACACACAATCGGTGCTGATGTGAATCAGTCTGGCCCCATAACGGTCTGCCGCCCGCCGCAGGCGGTGCGGCAGCAAACCGTTGATTTCATAGGCGCCAACCACATCGCGGTCGGCAAACTGATTCAGCACGCCTACCGCATTGATGATGACATCCGGGCGAACGAGAGCGATCGTCTGTTCCGCCATGCCCGGGTCCTGAACATCCAAAAAGATTCCTGCGGTATCCCTTGCGTCGCGGGTCGTATAAAAAACGTCATGGGAGGTGGATTCCCGGAAATACTGCACAAGCATATGCCCGGCCATTCCGTTCCCGCCAAAAATCAATATTTTCATTCAAGGAACCCCCCACGGACGAGGATCTCCTTGATCTCCTTTTTATCCATCAGATTTTTATCCGAGCTGAAGCTGCTGAAAGAAACAAGCGGATAAGCTTTATAGCGGTCTTTCAGGTTGGGAATGTCCAGCGTAGGCAGAATGACCAGATATTCGTCGTCATAAACGACCGTTGACTGGCTTTCGAAATCGCTCATCAGAATTTCGTGAATTTTTTCGCCCGGACGGGTGCCGGTTTCAATGATTTCCACGTTCTCCCGGCCTGAAGCCTCAATCAGCACTTCCGCCAGGTCCACAATCCGGCAGGTTGGCATGGTCATGACGAAGATCTCTCCGCCAACGCTTTCCACCGAAGCTTTGAACAGCAGCTTGATGGCATCCGGAAGGGTAAGGAAGAAGCGGGTCATATTCATATCGGTAATGCGAACCTGGCCTTTGTTTTTAATTTGATTCATAAACAGGTGCACGACACTTCCGTTCGTGCCCAGGACATTCCCGCCCCGTACGCAGACGAATTGCGTCTCCGAAGGGAGCAGATTCGCGTAGACGATCAGCTTTTCGCCGATCGCTTTGGTCATGCCGTAAAAGTTGGATGGATTCGCCGCTTTGTCGGTCGAAATATAGATGACCTTCTTGACGCGGTTCTCCACCGCTGCTTCAATCACATTCTGCGTGCCTACAACATTGGTCTTCAGCGCTTCATAAGGCTGATCTTCACAAACCGGAACGTGCTTCAGCGCCGCTAGGTGAAACACGTAGTCCACATTTTTGCAGGCGGCCGCCAAGGCCTCTTTATCGCGGATATCTCCAATCCTGAAGGTTAGTCTGTGGTCCTCAAAAGCCCGGCTCATCGCCACCTGCGTTGATTCGCTGCGGGAATAAATGATGATTTCTTTCGGATTCTGCGGCAGAAGCTGCTTGATCAGTTCATACCCCCAGGATCCGGTACCGCCAGTCACCAAAATAACCTGATTATTAAACATGCATTTTCCCTCCAAGCAAAAATTTGACTACCTTCTGCGATACATGCTCGGTTAAATAACCGTCCGGAACTTCCCAGTTTACATCGCTTTCCGTCATAATCCGTACCGCCTTGGCGATGGATTGGGCATTTAATCCGGAAACGATATTGCTTCCGCAGTCCACCGTCTCCGGACGCTCCGTTGTCTTGCGCAGGGTTACGGTAGGAACATGCATGATGCAGCATTCCTCCTGCACCGTCCCGCTGTCCGTCAATGCACATTTGGCATGGCGTTCCAGCTTCACGAAGTCAAAGAAGCCAAAGGGCTCATGAAATTGCACAAGCTTATGCATGGTAAGGCTGAAATCAGCCCCCATCTTTGATTGGGTGCGCGGATGCAGACTGCAGATCAAAGGCAGCCCGTATTCCTCCGCTACCGCGTTCAGGCCCTTCATAATCTCCAGCAGGTGCTCGGGACGGTCCACATTCTCCGCACGGTGAGTCGTTACCAGAAAATATTGTCCTGGGGCCAGACCTAGCCGGTCCAGAATGTCGCTGGCGTCCACTTGAGGTTCATAATGCTTCATAACCTCATAAATCGGATTCCCGGTGAGCACAATGCGGGGACCCGGCACACCTTCCCGGATTAAATGCTGTTTGCTCTGCTGCGTGTACGGCATATTAATGCTGGAGATGGCGTCAATTACTTTGCGGTTCTTCTCCTCTGGCACATCAAGGTCATAACAGCGGTTCCCGGCTTCCATGTGAATGACCGGAATGCCCATCCGTTCTGCCAGCACCGCGCAGAGCGCGCTGTTCGTATCCCCGAGCAACAGCACCTTGTCAGGGCGTTCCTGCTTCAGAATGTTCTCCATGCCTGCAAACATCGCCGCAAGCTGCTCGCCCAGTGAAGCCTGCCGGTCCTGCAGCACATAATCGGGAGCACGCAGACCCAGCTCGGAGAAAAAAACGCCGCTTAACGAAACCGTAAAATTCTGGCCGGTATGAACAAGAATATGCCGATCCGCAAAGCGGTCCAGAAGCGGAATGATTAAACTGAGCCGGATAATTTCAGGACGTGTCCCCAGGATCGTCATGATTTTCATTATGTCAACTCCTTCGGGTTAGGTGATACCTGCCGCCTAACGTTTGGTCCGGCGTCCCTTGCCGGGAGCTCCAAGCCTGTTCCTGGACTTGCCGGACAGCTTCGCCCCTGCACGTTTAGGGCGGCGTGAAGCGGTAAGGCGTCCGGAGAGCCGGCGTCTGGCCGAGCTGCTTCTCCTAACGTTTCGGCTTCTTTTTGCCTTTGTGCTCCCATATTTGAAGCGCAAACGGCGCAGCCGGCGGCGTTTCCTCCGCCGAACCGGCACCGGCGTTTCGGGAGCGGGTTCTGGTTCGGCGGCGGCTTCCATGCCCGTTTCTGAAGACCAGACGCGGCTTCCGTCCGCTTCATTTACATACAGCCGGTCAGGACGCCGTGCTGCCCAGGTCTGGACCTCTGACCGAAGCCGGTCAGCAAACGCAGCCGGTCCAAAATGGACCTCTGCCTGCTCCCTGGCTGTGGCGGATAAAGAAGCTGCCGTTTCCTTCGGAAGGTCAAGCAGCGCCTTAATTTGAGCAGTCAGCTGTTCTCTGTTCCCCATCTCTGATAAATAGGGGCCAAATCCGCAGGCGCCGAGCACCTCGCCCAGTCCGCCGGCTTGATAAGCGGCAGTCAGCTTGCCATGGATCATCCCTTCAAGCCCGGTCAGGCCAAAGCCCTCCGGCATAAGGCTGGGAACCACCAGAATATCCATGGCGCAATAAGCGGCTTCCACGTTTTTTTCGTACGGAATGAAGGTGAATCTGGAGAAATATTTGGTTTCGTTCAATTTGTCTAGACATCGTTTATAGAACACTTTGTTGTTCCGCTGGCCTATAACCAGAAAGCGCAGATCCGAGCGCTCCCTGCATAGTTCAAGGGCAGTATCAATGAAATGTTCAAACCCCTTCTCTTCGGTGAGGAAAGAGGAAATAAAGCCGAGCAGCCGGTGTCCGGAGCCTACTCCAAGCTCTGAGCGTTTATTTTCCCGCAAACGGTCCCAGCTGCCCGGATGGTAATCGGACCATTCCCAGGACGGATAAATCAGCCCGAGCTTTTCTCCGGGAATCCCTCCCTGGAAGCGGGATCTGACTGTTTCGGAAATTACAAGCACCCGGTCGCTCAGGCTGTCGATGATCTGCTGCGCGTGACCGAAATAAGCTGTGCGGACTATGGCTTCCGTGATGTTCCAGATGACCGGAATGCCGAGGCGTGAAGCCGCGGCGGCCGGAAGCACATTGACGCAGGTGTTGGTCAAGACCAGGTCTGCCTGCTCCGCCTGCATAAGAGCTGTCAAATGATGAAATTCGGCTGTTTCCGTCAGCTGTTCTATTTCCTGCGGCAGATTGGGACCCGGAGCATACATCTCATAAACGAGGGGATAACGGCAGGGAAGGGTGCGAATACCGTATCTGGCTGCCTGACGGGTTAATTCTCCCGCCTGAGGCACTACCAGCACGCATTGGAAATAGTCCGATAATTTCAGGGCCAGATGCAGCAGCATTTTCTCTGCCCCGGTAATGCTTTGAGTATTGCTGACATGGGTAAATAGCAGCAGCTTCGCTTGATGGGCCATAAGTTTCGTTCTTCCTGCATAAAGTAAGGAAGAAACCGTTCACCTCCTTCCTGCATAAAATCTGTTAACCGAAGATATGGGTCAGAAGCTCATTCAGCCGGTGGCTGTACGTATGCTCCCGCAGTGTGCGGTCCAACGCACGCAGAACTATTTCGCGGCGTTCCGCCTCATGAGTCAAATAAAAGTCGATTTTGGATAGAAGTTCGTCATGGGAAGAGAAGGTTTCAATTTCAACGCCCGGGGTATAGAAACGTGCCAAGTCGTCGCGGACATCGACCAGCTGGAGCGATCCGCTGGCGGCGATTTCAAAGGTCCGGGGATTCGGGGAGACGGCCGGTATTTTGGAAGCATTATTGTTCACACTGTCGTCATCATAGGACCGATGCAAATTAAGCGAAATTTTGCTGCTGCTGTATACGGCTGCCGTTTCTTGAGGGCCCAGCCAGGTGCCTTGTTCGATTCGGCCCGCATAAGAGTCGGCTTCTACCAGGCGGTCCCACCATATTCCATTGATTCGAAGCCCCCGCGCCATCAGCTTGTCGATGATCGGCTGGAAGAAATGCACCCGGTTCCAATAGCCGCTTCCTACAAAGCTGAGATTGCGAACTTCCGGAGCCCGGTCGCGCAGGGGACGGAAATGCCCTGGATGGACGCCGAACGGGAGATAATAAACATTTGGGCAGCCGAGCTGCCGATAATGCTCGACACAGTTCAGTTCAAGCGTAAATACGTAGTCATAATGCAAAGTCAATTGGAACGTCATATCAGTATAATAAGGATCATCTGTCAGCCATACGGCTGTTGGAATTCCCATGGCCCGAATCGCATCGATTTGGTCGGTTGGCATTTCCAGACCATCGAGCACCAAAACCAGGTCCGGACGGTGCTCTGCCGCAAGCTGGGCTACCGGCTGATTCGGCAGTGTCGGGGTAACAGAAGCAACCAGCGAACGGAGTGTTTCGGTGATCCCTTCATCAAAAGGAGAATACGGGAAACCTTTGCCTGAGCTGACGTACATTACGTGGATATTGCGAAGCGGGAATACGGGAGCAGGCTGGCTGGCGATAACATCCATTCTGCCGCGCAGGTATCCTTCTTCAAAGCCGGCCCGCAAGCCGGCGCTTCTTCCTTCCTGTCTGGCAGACAGCACCGTTTGGGAAGAGTAAACCGGTGTGCTGCTTTTTTTTCTTACTCTGCTTCTCGAGCTTTGAATTTTCACCATATGTTCCACTCCTTGTTCAAATTTGTTGGCTTACTTCACGATGGACAGCATACGCCCAATGCGCTCTTTGTAAGAGTGGTTCTTTCTTGTCGTCCAAAGAGCTCTCCAGGCGATTTGCG includes the following:
- a CDS encoding polysaccharide biosynthesis protein; this translates as MFNNQVILVTGGTGSWGYELIKQLLPQNPKEIIIYSRSESTQVAMSRAFEDHRLTFRIGDIRDKEALAAACKNVDYVFHLAALKHVPVCEDQPYEALKTNVVGTQNVIEAAVENRVKKVIYISTDKAANPSNFYGMTKAIGEKLIVYANLLPSETQFVCVRGGNVLGTNGSVVHLFMNQIKNKGQVRITDMNMTRFFLTLPDAIKLLFKASVESVGGEIFVMTMPTCRIVDLAEVLIEASGRENVEIIETGTRPGEKIHEILMSDFESQSTVVYDDEYLVILPTLDIPNLKDRYKAYPLVSFSSFSSDKNLMDKKEIKEILVRGGFLE
- a CDS encoding glycosyltransferase family 4 protein — protein: MAHQAKLLLFTHVSNTQSITGAEKMLLHLALKLSDYFQCVLVVPQAGELTRQAARYGIRTLPCRYPLVYEMYAPGPNLPQEIEQLTETAEFHHLTALMQAEQADLVLTNTCVNVLPAAAASRLGIPVIWNITEAIVRTAYFGHAQQIIDSLSDRVLVISETVRSRFQGGIPGEKLGLIYPSWEWSDYHPGSWDRLRENKRSELGVGSGHRLLGFISSFLTEEKGFEHFIDTALELCRERSDLRFLVIGQRNNKVFYKRCLDKLNETKYFSRFTFIPYEKNVEAAYCAMDILVVPSLMPEGFGLTGLEGMIHGKLTAAYQAGGLGEVLGACGFGPYLSEMGNREQLTAQIKALLDLPKETAASLSATAREQAEVHFGPAAFADRLRSEVQTWAARRPDRLYVNEADGSRVWSSETGMEAAAEPEPAPETPVPVRRRKRRRLRRLRFKYGSTKAKRSRNVRRSSSARRRLSGRLTASRRPKRAGAKLSGKSRNRLGAPGKGRRTKR
- the wecB gene encoding non-hydrolyzing UDP-N-acetylglucosamine 2-epimerase; translation: MKIMTILGTRPEIIRLSLIIPLLDRFADRHILVHTGQNFTVSLSGVFFSELGLRAPDYVLQDRQASLGEQLAAMFAGMENILKQERPDKVLLLGDTNSALCAVLAERMGIPVIHMEAGNRCYDLDVPEEKNRKVIDAISSINMPYTQQSKQHLIREGVPGPRIVLTGNPIYEVMKHYEPQVDASDILDRLGLAPGQYFLVTTHRAENVDRPEHLLEIMKGLNAVAEEYGLPLICSLHPRTQSKMGADFSLTMHKLVQFHEPFGFFDFVKLERHAKCALTDSGTVQEECCIMHVPTVTLRKTTERPETVDCGSNIVSGLNAQSIAKAVRIMTESDVNWEVPDGYLTEHVSQKVVKFLLGGKMHV
- a CDS encoding CgeB family protein, yielding MVKIQSSRSRVRKKSSTPVYSSQTVLSARQEGRSAGLRAGFEEGYLRGRMDVIASQPAPVFPLRNIHVMYVSSGKGFPYSPFDEGITETLRSLVASVTPTLPNQPVAQLAAEHRPDLVLVLDGLEMPTDQIDAIRAMGIPTAVWLTDDPYYTDMTFQLTLHYDYVFTLELNCVEHYRQLGCPNVYYLPFGVHPGHFRPLRDRAPEVRNLSFVGSGYWNRVHFFQPIIDKLMARGLRINGIWWDRLVEADSYAGRIEQGTWLGPQETAAVYSSSKISLNLHRSYDDDSVNNNASKIPAVSPNPRTFEIAASGSLQLVDVRDDLARFYTPGVEIETFSSHDELLSKIDFYLTHEAERREIVLRALDRTLREHTYSHRLNELLTHIFG